From Abyssibius alkaniclasticus:
TCAGAGCCTCCAGAATAGACAGGCGCGGGCCAAGCAGGGGAACACTGGACATCAGCATCATGCGCCCGGCCTGTGGCATGTGCCTTGCGGCTTCACCCATCATCGCCCAGCCACCGGGGCCCATGATACTGCGCCGGTCGCGTTCAGACCGAAGGTCAGGTGCCAGAATCTGCAAACCGGGCGCATGGATATGCCAGCCCAGATGGGTGCCGGACGGGTCGTGAAAGCGCGCGGGCAAATCGCCATCCACCGCCGCCTGCTGAAAGATCAGAAAGCTTTCGCGCGCGGCGGAAAACAGCGCCTGACCAATTGCGGAATGTGCCTGCCGACGCCGCAACGAGCCCCAGCCATCGCAGATATCGTGATCATCCCATTGCATCAGCGAAGGCACGCGCGCGGCGATCCAGGCAAATTCGGGCGCAGCATACAGCGCCGCATAGCGCTCCAGCAGCCGCTGTTGCAGATGGTGGCGCAAATCATCGAGCGCGGCGCGCGTAGGGTCATCGGGGATATGCAACGGCCAGCCCTCGCTTAGCGGATGGCCCTTGGTGATCTCGTCGGCATAGACCTGGTCGCCGCCATGCAGCAAAAGCGAAAACGGCGCCGCCCGATGGGCATCGCACAAGCGCGCCCACATCGCGTTGCGCTCGGCACCATCGCGCTGCTGGTCACCGACCTCTTCACCGTTGCACGAGACATAGGCGATGCGCATATCGCCCTGCAAGTTACCGGCCAGGAAAAAGCTATCGCCATTCCAGCGGTATTCGCAGCCCCTGTCGGCGGGCAGATCAAAGCGCGCGCGCCATATCACCGCCCGGTCAAACCGGGC
This genomic window contains:
- a CDS encoding alkaline phosphatase D family protein translates to MIGPILFLDDIADGRIRLSALFIAQGGQTPAPIKTIGGAYKPVVLARFDRAVIWRARFDLPADRGCEYRWNGDSFFLAGNLQGDMRIAYVSCNGEEVGDQQRDGAERNAMWARLCDAHRAAPFSLLLHGGDQVYADEITKGHPLSEGWPLHIPDDPTRAALDDLRHHLQQRLLERYAALYAAPEFAWIAARVPSLMQWDDHDICDGWGSLRRRQAHSAIGQALFSAARESFLIFQQAAVDGDLPARFHDPSGTHLGWHIHAPGLQILAPDLRSERDRRSIMGPGGWAMMGEAARHMPQAGRMMLMSSVPLLGPRLSILEALMVLVPAMQKYEDDLRDQWQSRAHRAQWRRMLRLLRDMAHAQGDNITVLSGEIHLATRAVMDLGAGLRIDQLVASGIAHRAPPRAWARLLGSLARLGAAPLAQHPIRIRRLPGQTGRYVAERNYLLLERRATRWRASWELETSGRTAELAL